The nucleotide sequence AAGCGATAATCGATCCGAGCTCAGCCCTTAAACAGACCTTTAGCTGAGTGCAAGGAATGGAAAGATCCGGATGCGTCCGATGCATATTAATCATATCGACAAAAACGCTGCCCGCTTCAACAGAGGGAAGCTGATGCTGGTCCCCTAAAAGGATTAAACGAGAACCTTTCTTAAGCACCTCAAAGAGGCTGGCCATCATTTTGACATCAACCATGGAGCTTTCATCGACAACAATCAGATCGGCTGTCAAACGATTAATCGAATCCTTGGCATATCCAGAATGGCTTTTTATTCCCAAAAGCGCATGCAAGGTTTTGGCTTGCAGAGCAGGAAATCCCTCTAGTTTAGCGGTCGCCTTGCTTAAGCTTCTTTGCAAGTTGGCAGCAGCTTTTCCTGTCGGTGCAGTTAAAACGATTTGGCATTTTTGCTTTTGCTCTTCGGACAAGCTGTTCCAAAAGATTTGAATGAGTTGCCCGGCAGTATAGGTTTTCCCAGTCCCCGGCCCGCCTGTAATTAAGGAAAGAGAATGCCTGCAGCCTTTAAAAATGGCTTGCGCTTGCTCCTCAAGCAGGACGCCTTCTTGGCAAAGTTGGCTTAATTGTTTTTGGATTTTCTCTTGATCAATTGCCAGAACAGGTTGGACATGAAAATGCCGTTTGAGATGCTGAATAAATAGCGTCTCGAAAATCCAATGCCTTTGCAGATAAAAACAATTCTGATAGGAGCAAAGCGGTGTATGGGGCAGCTGCTCCGCTTGTCCGACTTGCAAAGATGTGACTAAAGCTGTAGGAATGGCCTTAGCGCCTGCAATCATCATCTGCGTCAATTTTTGCAACTCCTCTTCTGATAAAGGATGATCGCCTTCATCAATCCAGAGTTGATGGACGGCAGGGAAAAGCTGCTGCTGCTCGATTTTAACGCATAAGTGTCCTTCTTTAGCTGCCATAATAAGATGGCAAAGAAAGAGCGCTGTTTCTTGATTGACCGACTGATCGCGCAAAAGGCGAATGACAAGGACATAATCTAAATAAGCTAAGCGATTTTGCTTGAGAAGCTCATCCAAAAGCGGCCAAGGAGAGGGGCTTTTTTTCTCTGCTTCCAACCAGGGCGAGCGGCCATGGGCTTCCAAAAAAAGCGTTTTTGCCAATCCTGGTTGCATGCGTGTGCCTTCAATAATCGTATAAACAAATTTAAAAATTTTATAAGGCTCCCCACATTAGCAGAAAAGAGGATTTGAATAAAATATTTATCTATCCTTTTGAATATTAATAATTAAAAAATTATAGTCTCCTTGCTTTTTAACAAGGAGACTTCGCATGAGAAAAACATTATCTCTAATTTTGATCGTTCTGGCATGTGTGATAGACTTTCAAGCAAGCGCTCAGATTGTGGCCTCTTCTCTTCATCGCCCTCCTATTTTGACAACGACTGCGATTATTGAGGTATATGACCAAAACCAACTAAAGGGAATCGTTCTCATTGAGAGGGGCAAAGCGCCTTTTGGCAAAGCTCTTCCCGGGGGAAAAGTCGAATATGGCGAAACTGTTGAACAAGCTGTACGCCGCGAAATGCAAGAGGAAGTTGGATTGGAACTAAAGGATCTAAAGCAATTTCACGTTTATTCTGATCCCAACCGTGATTTCCGCCACCATTCCGTTGAAGTCACTCATCTGGCAAAAAGCGACCGCACGCCCCAAGCTGGCGATGATGCGGCCCAAGCTTGGATCGTTCCTCTTGATCAAATTCCTTGGGATCAAATGGCTTTCGACCATGCTCAAATTCTGAAAGACTATCTGGCTTATCGGCAAGGACAGCAAGACAAAATGATGCTCAACCCCTGATGGGTTACATTCGTTTGCAGAGGGTGTTTTGAATGACTCGAATTTAAGCTATTCTGAATTTCAGAATCCCCTCTTACCTCATTTGAAAGCACTCATCATTGAAACACTTTTTTTGCCGATCTTCTTTCTTTTATTGATGAAGACACCTGGCTATTAGTCGATTTAGATAATAACCTGAATTAATATGCTATTTGAAGGTAAGCAGGATTATGGCCATGCAAACCATTTCTATGATGAAATGGAAAAGCGATTAAATAAAGGCATGAGCAATAAGGCTGCTTTGCTCCTCATGGAACATGGTCTAGAATAAGGGATAAGGAAGATGCCTGCTCTGTCCTTGTCTGTTC is from Candidatus Protochlamydia phocaeensis and encodes:
- the recD gene encoding exodeoxyribonuclease V subunit alpha translates to MQPGLAKTLFLEAHGRSPWLEAEKKSPSPWPLLDELLKQNRLAYLDYVLVIRLLRDQSVNQETALFLCHLIMAAKEGHLCVKIEQQQLFPAVHQLWIDEGDHPLSEEELQKLTQMMIAGAKAIPTALVTSLQVGQAEQLPHTPLCSYQNCFYLQRHWIFETLFIQHLKRHFHVQPVLAIDQEKIQKQLSQLCQEGVLLEEQAQAIFKGCRHSLSLITGGPGTGKTYTAGQLIQIFWNSLSEEQKQKCQIVLTAPTGKAAANLQRSLSKATAKLEGFPALQAKTLHALLGIKSHSGYAKDSINRLTADLIVVDESSMVDVKMMASLFEVLKKGSRLILLGDQHQLPSVEAGSVFVDMINMHRTHPDLSIPCTQLKVCLRAELGSIIAFAQTINEGQADQALALLNQTAMPGISRLNLPNERKESQKVFLNHVSGYFPSLVKAGQDPEQVLQLFNAIRILSPMRKGSFGVDAINQLLWQHVGQLSYQSGWLAIPILIVTNDYRQDLFNGETGVLMRKLPLRGVSLEDYALFPSRAQEGSVRRLSALLLPKYEYAYCLSVHKSQGSEFDRVVLVLPEGSELFGREVFYTAVTRARKHVEVYGSDIVIHKTISQQGQRLSGIEQRLRTDSTVL
- a CDS encoding NUDIX domain-containing protein yields the protein MRKTLSLILIVLACVIDFQASAQIVASSLHRPPILTTTAIIEVYDQNQLKGIVLIERGKAPFGKALPGGKVEYGETVEQAVRREMQEEVGLELKDLKQFHVYSDPNRDFRHHSVEVTHLAKSDRTPQAGDDAAQAWIVPLDQIPWDQMAFDHAQILKDYLAYRQGQQDKMMLNP